A window of the Tachysurus fulvidraco isolate hzauxx_2018 chromosome 6, HZAU_PFXX_2.0, whole genome shotgun sequence genome harbors these coding sequences:
- the LOC125141466 gene encoding butyrophilin subfamily 3 member A1-like, producing MECHLAGEDGGEYNTGAFYSLVSLGNPHKERENQRTCKSEPFLKPTMSLSRIQKFPKKKKTLVLEDSNKLGKSMQMAITDNNKQNLPQKHQNKKKCARCEQKSVNAGGLQIPKKVWKNLTRPSAKVILDPNTANPTLKLSEDGRSVRTKTHKEFHSSQSIYEYHRKSAQQYNGWMCVQAKEGYSTGRHYWEVDVKGKCDWRVGVVKESAPRSGFINLNTAAGYWTLRLQLGSLIALTEPITKLDQAPPAKLGVHLDVEEGQFSFYDVMTRKKIYTFNTEFRNCEKIYPVFGTVETDKPLRII from the exons atggaatgtcacctcgctggggaggatggag GAGAATACAACACTGGGGCTTTCTACAGTCTTGTCAGTTTGGGAAATCCACACAAAGAGAGGGAAAATCAAAGAACCTGTAAATCAGAGCCATTTCTTAAACCAACAATGTCCCTAAGCAgg ATCCAAAAATTTcccaaaaagaagaaaactctTGTGCTAGAGGATTCAAACAAACTGGGGAAGAGCATGCAGATGGCCATCacagacaacaacaaacaaaacctaccacagaaacaccaaaacaaaaaaaag TGTGCTAGATGTGAACAGAAGTCTGTAAATGCAG GTGGTTTGCAGATTCCCAAGAAAG TGTGGAAAAACCTCACAAGACCATCAG cTAAAGTCATTCTGGATCCAAACACTGCAAATCCCACTCTCAAGCTGTCTGAGGATGGACGCTCTGTAAGAACAAAGACCCACAAAGAGTTTCATTCCAGCCAGAGCATCTATGAATATCACAGAAAAAGTGCACAACAGTATAATGGTTGGATGTGTGTCCAAGCTAAAGAGGGCTACAGCACAGGCAGGCATTACTGGGAAGTAGATGTAAAAGGTAAATGTGATTGGAGAGTAGGAGTAGTGAAAGAGTCAGCTCCACGTTCTGGCTTTATAAATCTAAACACAGCAGCAGGGTATTGGACTCTGCGTCTGCAGTTAGGTTCTCTCATAGCTCTGACTGAACCAATCACCAAACTGGATCAGGCACCACCTGCTAAGTTAGGTGTGCATCTAGATGTGGAGGAAGGTCAGTTTTCATTCTATGATGTAATGACAAGGAAAAAGatttacacatttaacacaGAATTCAGGAATTGTGAGAAGATTTACCCTGTGTTTGGAACCGTGGAGACAGATAAACCCCTAAGGATTATCTAA